Proteins found in one Candidatus Methylacidiphilales bacterium genomic segment:
- a CDS encoding P-II family nitrogen regulator, translated as MKKIEAIIKPFKLEDVKEALSETGVEGLTVTEVKGFGRQKGHTEIYRGSEYTVDFLPKVKIEVVVDDALLEAATAAIIRSAKTGKIGDGKIFIIPIDDAIRIRTEERGAKAI; from the coding sequence ATGAAAAAAATCGAAGCCATCATCAAGCCTTTCAAGCTCGAAGACGTTAAAGAAGCCCTCAGCGAAACGGGCGTGGAAGGGTTGACCGTGACCGAGGTCAAGGGCTTCGGGCGCCAGAAAGGGCACACCGAAATTTACCGCGGCTCCGAATACACCGTCGACTTCCTTCCCAAGGTGAAGATCGAAGTGGTGGTGGATGACGCTTTGTTGGAAGCCGCCACGGCGGCCATCATCCGTTCGGCCAAAACAGGCAAGATCGGTGACGGAAAAATCTTCATCATCCCGATTGATGACGCGATCCGCATCCGCACGGAAGAGCGCGGCGCCAAGGCGATCTGA
- a CDS encoding ABC transporter ATP-binding protein: MNPPVEKKPPPALWRVLSLALDDPKVLAKMALFQTFQALSYIPFTAGVGWFVDHVLLAGKSWHWIAAYFIANILWWPVHAWFTVKAFACSQVILRQIIAKMRRLTVDHLQRMSMSFFTRHGAGALSNKVTVDLARLEGFLSATCNRIWVETVISIGTFFYLSWLNPRLTLLAVSLIPVQIIMVRLLHHRLKSLNQRVQIEGENFSERMVEFIAGMRLTKSFGNEEMMSSRLAQTIENLRAAGYDASLAIRWMLMWLQMATSIIPVLVWCAGGWFYLQGQATMGELVAFTALLSFLQSGINAVIGAFEQWLPTKPGMEALFEILDSKEVEAFLKPRRPLLLRGGIHLESVTFCYPGNKQPALHGIDLVIPPGQTVGLVGETGAGKSTFVDLIMGFYVPTSGRILWDGSSLEEIGCLPLRRATAILGQEAFLWNDSIRENIRFGRSNATDAEVEAAARQAQADAFIRRLENGYDTRCGERGGRLSGGQRQRIALARVFLRNPAIVILDEPTSALDVETEARLQEDLLILCHNRTTLIVAHRLSTLRWVDRVLVFRDGTIVEDGKLGNLLANQQGYFHRLHALQSLGTLVPGQTGTTSSLSDNPKPLY, from the coding sequence ATGAATCCTCCCGTTGAAAAAAAACCGCCGCCCGCCCTGTGGCGCGTGCTTTCTCTGGCACTGGACGATCCGAAGGTGCTGGCCAAGATGGCGCTGTTCCAAACTTTCCAGGCGCTTTCTTATATTCCCTTCACCGCTGGGGTGGGTTGGTTTGTGGATCACGTTTTGCTGGCGGGAAAATCCTGGCATTGGATCGCGGCATATTTTATCGCCAATATTTTGTGGTGGCCCGTTCATGCCTGGTTTACCGTCAAGGCCTTTGCCTGCTCCCAGGTCATTCTGCGCCAAATCATCGCCAAAATGCGGCGCCTTACCGTCGACCACCTGCAGCGCATGTCCATGAGTTTTTTCACCCGGCACGGTGCCGGGGCCTTGTCGAACAAGGTCACGGTGGATCTTGCGCGTCTGGAGGGGTTTCTTTCCGCGACCTGCAACCGCATCTGGGTGGAAACAGTCATCAGTATTGGGACCTTTTTTTACCTGTCCTGGTTGAACCCGCGGCTAACATTGCTGGCCGTCTCCCTGATCCCCGTCCAGATAATCATGGTCAGGCTGCTCCACCACCGCCTCAAATCCCTCAACCAGCGCGTGCAAATCGAGGGGGAAAACTTCTCCGAACGGATGGTGGAATTTATTGCCGGCATGCGGTTGACGAAGAGTTTCGGGAACGAGGAAATGATGTCGAGCCGGCTGGCCCAAACGATTGAGAACCTGCGTGCGGCCGGCTACGATGCCAGCCTGGCCATCCGTTGGATGTTGATGTGGCTGCAAATGGCCACCAGCATCATACCCGTCCTGGTCTGGTGCGCCGGGGGGTGGTTTTACCTTCAGGGCCAGGCAACCATGGGTGAGTTGGTCGCCTTCACCGCCCTGCTTAGCTTCCTCCAAAGCGGCATCAATGCTGTCATCGGTGCATTTGAACAATGGCTCCCGACCAAACCCGGCATGGAGGCCCTGTTCGAAATTCTAGATTCCAAGGAAGTGGAGGCGTTTCTCAAACCTCGGCGCCCGCTCCTCCTGCGCGGCGGCATTCATTTGGAATCGGTTACGTTTTGTTACCCCGGCAATAAACAACCTGCCCTGCATGGTATTGATCTGGTCATTCCCCCGGGCCAAACCGTCGGTCTGGTCGGGGAGACTGGTGCGGGAAAATCCACTTTTGTCGATTTGATCATGGGCTTCTATGTCCCCACATCCGGAAGAATTCTGTGGGACGGGTCCTCCCTTGAAGAAATCGGTTGTCTTCCGCTGAGAAGGGCTACCGCCATCCTGGGCCAGGAGGCCTTTCTGTGGAATGACTCCATTCGGGAGAACATCCGCTTCGGACGTTCCAATGCCACGGATGCGGAGGTCGAGGCCGCAGCCCGGCAGGCCCAGGCTGACGCCTTCATCCGCCGGTTGGAAAACGGCTACGATACCCGCTGTGGCGAGCGCGGAGGTCGACTGTCCGGTGGTCAAAGGCAACGCATCGCCCTGGCCCGTGTTTTCCTCCGCAATCCCGCGATTGTCATCCTCGACGAGCCCACCAGTGCCCTTGATGTGGAGACGGAAGCACGGTTGCAGGAGGACCTCCTTATCCTCTGCCACAACCGAACCACGCTGATTGTGGCCCACCGGCTGTCCACCCTGCGCTGGGTGGACCGGGTTCTGGTGTTCCGTGACGGAACCATCGTGGAGGACGGCAAATTGGGGAATCTGCTGGCGAATCAACAGGGCTACTTCCACCGGCTTCACGCCCTGCAGAGCCTCGGCACACTGGTGCCCGGCCAAACCGGCACCACTTCCTCCTTGTCTGACAACCCAAAACCGCTTTACTGA
- a CDS encoding P-II family nitrogen regulator gives MKKIEAVIKPFKLEEVKEALTEIGVEGLTVSEVKGFGRQKGHTEIYRGSEYTVDFLPKVKIEIVLGDALIDKAVETIVKAAKTGKIGDGKIFILPVEEAVRIRTEEKGEKAV, from the coding sequence ATGAAAAAAATCGAAGCAGTCATCAAACCCTTCAAACTTGAAGAAGTGAAGGAAGCCCTCACAGAAATCGGCGTCGAAGGCCTCACGGTCTCCGAAGTCAAGGGTTTCGGCCGCCAGAAAGGCCACACCGAAATCTACCGCGGTTCCGAATACACCGTCGACTTCCTCCCCAAGGTGAAGATCGAAATCGTCCTCGGTGATGCCCTCATCGACAAGGCGGTTGAAACCATCGTCAAGGCCGCCAAAACCGGCAAGATCGGCGATGGCAAGATCTTCATCCTCCCGGTTGAAGAAGCCGTCCGCATCCGCACGGAAGAAAAGGGCGAGAAGGCCGTCTAA
- a CDS encoding ammonium transporter produces the protein MTALKTSKILGAVALASLALALPAFAQDAAAPAADAAAAATEAVAEVAAATVDKGDTTWMLISTILVIAMTIPGLALFYGGLVRAKNMLSVLMQVLAGFSMIALLWVIYGYSLAFNGPTEGGLSAFIGDFSKLFLSGVTPSTTSATFSAGVEIPELTFVIFQLTFAAITPALIIGAIAERMKFAAVLTFVGFWMFLVYFPLAHMVWGFDGLMNGVWNSAAAIPAIDFAGGTVVHMSSGWSALVLAIMLGKRKGHGTEKMAPHSMVLCMVGTGMLWVGWYGFNAGSALAADGIASQAFMTTTLAAAVGGFVWALAESFHKGKASVLGFCSGIVAGLVVITPACGFVTAKGAMIIGVLAGLVPYAAVVFLKPILKVDDALDTFGVHGVGGTLGAILTGLLATKDVNANLVSEVYAVPNGLAKLVTEGGLVVAQLKACGLTIILSVVATVIIGLLIKFTIGLRPSEEVEASGLDINEHGEEGYVAN, from the coding sequence ATGACAGCACTTAAGACGTCAAAAATCCTTGGAGCGGTGGCCCTCGCCTCGCTCGCACTGGCTCTGCCAGCCTTTGCCCAGGATGCCGCGGCTCCCGCCGCCGATGCGGCCGCTGCCGCCACCGAAGCCGTTGCCGAAGTGGCCGCCGCCACCGTCGACAAGGGTGACACCACCTGGATGCTCATCTCGACGATCCTCGTGATCGCCATGACCATTCCGGGCCTCGCCCTGTTCTACGGCGGTCTCGTCCGCGCCAAGAACATGCTCTCGGTCCTGATGCAGGTCCTCGCCGGCTTCTCGATGATTGCCCTGCTCTGGGTGATCTACGGCTACTCGCTGGCCTTCAACGGCCCGACCGAAGGCGGCCTTTCGGCCTTTATCGGTGATTTCAGCAAGCTCTTCCTCTCGGGTGTCACGCCCTCGACCACGTCCGCCACCTTCTCGGCCGGCGTCGAGATCCCCGAGCTGACCTTCGTGATCTTCCAGCTGACCTTCGCAGCCATCACCCCCGCCCTCATCATCGGCGCCATTGCCGAGCGCATGAAGTTCGCCGCCGTGCTGACCTTTGTCGGCTTCTGGATGTTCCTGGTTTACTTCCCCCTGGCCCACATGGTGTGGGGTTTTGACGGCCTCATGAACGGCGTCTGGAACAGCGCGGCCGCTATTCCCGCGATTGACTTTGCCGGTGGCACCGTGGTTCACATGTCCTCCGGATGGAGCGCCCTGGTCCTGGCCATCATGCTCGGCAAACGCAAAGGCCATGGCACTGAAAAAATGGCCCCCCACTCCATGGTTTTGTGCATGGTCGGCACGGGTATGCTCTGGGTCGGCTGGTATGGCTTCAATGCCGGTTCCGCGCTGGCCGCTGATGGCATCGCCTCCCAGGCCTTCATGACCACCACCCTCGCGGCCGCCGTGGGCGGATTCGTTTGGGCACTGGCTGAATCCTTCCACAAGGGCAAGGCCTCGGTCCTCGGCTTCTGCTCCGGCATCGTCGCCGGTCTGGTTGTCATCACCCCGGCTTGCGGCTTTGTCACCGCCAAGGGAGCCATGATCATCGGCGTGCTCGCCGGATTGGTCCCCTATGCCGCCGTGGTCTTCCTCAAGCCCATCCTCAAAGTCGATGACGCCCTCGACACCTTCGGCGTCCACGGCGTCGGTGGAACCCTCGGGGCCATCCTCACCGGCCTGCTGGCCACCAAGGATGTCAACGCCAACCTCGTGAGCGAGGTCTACGCCGTTCCGAACGGCCTGGCCAAACTGGTCACCGAAGGCGGCCTCGTGGTCGCCCAGCTCAAGGCCTGCGGCCTCACCATCATCCTCTCGGTCGTGGCCACGGTCATCATCGGCTTGCTGATCAAATTCACCATCGGTCTCCGCCCGAGCGAAGAAGTTGAAGCCTCCGGCCTCGACATCAACGAACACGGCGAAGAGGGCTACGTCGCCAACTGA
- a CDS encoding P-II family nitrogen regulator, with product MKLVVAIIKPSRLEEVRQALNSLDVHGMTVTEVKGYGRQKGHSEIYRGTEYAVHFLPKLKIEIAVDDAQSDAIVSAIRESAQTGRIGDGKIFVLDLLAVTRIRTGETGAAAL from the coding sequence ATGAAACTGGTGGTGGCAATCATCAAACCGTCGCGCCTTGAAGAGGTCCGACAGGCCCTCAACTCGCTCGACGTCCACGGCATGACCGTGACCGAAGTGAAAGGTTACGGCCGCCAGAAGGGGCACTCGGAAATCTATCGCGGCACCGAATATGCCGTGCACTTCCTGCCCAAGCTCAAGATCGAGATCGCCGTGGACGACGCCCAGTCGGACGCCATCGTCTCGGCCATCCGCGAGAGCGCGCAGACCGGTCGCATCGGCGACGGCAAGATCTTCGTCCTCGATCTCCTGGCAGTGACGCGCATCCGCACCGGTGAAACCGGCGCGGCCGCGCTCTGA
- a CDS encoding FAD-dependent monooxygenase, with translation MQDEKFDVVIVGGGPAGLAMALALTRFLDGVRVALLDRRPFTVPNDQRAFAIAAGVRRVFESLGVWDAMAPAASPVKAMKLTDSGRGDISRPLFLTFDGDVAPGEPFAHLVPNTAMQAALLKAVEGKVSFLTPVEITGLAPGKLSLKDGRTISAPLIVASDGANSTLRSMAGIEVFTHDYRQSGIVTTIRHELDHEGVAYEHFRPNGPFASLPLLDAAGKGTRSSLVWTETTAEAARIKELPLEVIAAEIEAVMGSTLGAVTVEERPQAFPLGLKLAKSFIGPRLALIGDAAHVVHPIAGQGLNLGLKDVAALAEVVVEAMRMGLDHGAADRLERYQRWRRLDTSVMAFVTDGMNRLFSNDVAPVRALRDFGLGVVDRMPAVKGALISQAAGIDRGGPRLLSGLAI, from the coding sequence ATGCAGGACGAGAAATTCGATGTCGTCATCGTGGGCGGTGGCCCGGCCGGACTCGCCATGGCGCTGGCGCTCACCCGGTTCCTCGACGGCGTGAGGGTGGCGCTGCTCGACCGGCGGCCGTTCACCGTGCCGAACGACCAGCGCGCTTTCGCCATCGCGGCAGGCGTCCGGCGGGTGTTCGAGTCGCTCGGTGTCTGGGATGCCATGGCGCCGGCAGCCTCGCCGGTCAAAGCCATGAAGCTCACCGATTCGGGCCGTGGCGACATTTCCCGGCCGCTGTTTTTGACCTTCGATGGCGATGTGGCACCGGGCGAACCCTTTGCGCATCTGGTTCCCAACACCGCCATGCAGGCGGCCTTGCTGAAGGCGGTCGAGGGCAAGGTGAGCTTTCTGACGCCGGTGGAGATCACCGGCCTCGCGCCGGGGAAACTCAGCCTCAAGGACGGCCGGACGATTTCGGCGCCGCTGATCGTAGCGTCGGACGGCGCCAATTCGACGCTCCGCAGCATGGCGGGGATCGAGGTTTTTACCCACGACTACCGCCAGTCGGGCATCGTCACCACCATCCGGCACGAACTCGACCATGAGGGCGTGGCCTATGAGCATTTCCGCCCCAATGGTCCGTTCGCCAGCCTGCCGCTGCTCGATGCGGCCGGCAAAGGCACGCGCTCGTCGCTGGTCTGGACCGAAACCACCGCCGAAGCGGCACGCATAAAGGAGCTGCCACTCGAGGTGATTGCCGCCGAGATCGAGGCCGTGATGGGTTCGACGCTGGGCGCCGTCACCGTCGAAGAGCGGCCGCAGGCCTTTCCGCTCGGGCTGAAACTGGCCAAATCCTTCATCGGGCCGCGGCTGGCGCTCATCGGCGACGCTGCACACGTTGTTCACCCAATTGCCGGGCAGGGGCTCAATCTGGGTTTGAAGGACGTGGCGGCGCTGGCCGAAGTGGTGGTCGAAGCCATGCGCATGGGGCTCGACCACGGCGCCGCCGACCGGCTCGAGCGCTACCAGCGCTGGCGCCGGCTCGACACCTCGGTGATGGCCTTCGTCACCGACGGCATGAATCGGCTCTTTTCCAACGACGTCGCTCCCGTGCGGGCACTGCGCGATTTCGGGCTCGGCGTGGTGGATCGGATGCCGGCGGTCAAAGGCGCACTGATTTCGCAGGCGGCCGGCATCGATCGCGGCGGGCCGCGGCTGTTGAGCGGGTTGGCGATTTAA
- a CDS encoding Trm112 family protein has product MSEFGSRPPAVNPRYVVDPRTLEMLVCPLTKTRLTLSADSTELISVAAHLAFPIRDGVPMLSLDEAREFDPDDMVEKRRLGIG; this is encoded by the coding sequence TTGAGCGAGTTCGGTTCGCGCCCGCCGGCGGTGAACCCGCGCTATGTGGTCGACCCGCGCACCCTCGAAATGCTGGTCTGCCCGCTGACCAAGACGCGGCTCACCTTGTCGGCCGATAGCACCGAACTGATCTCGGTCGCCGCCCACCTTGCCTTCCCCATCCGCGACGGCGTCCCCATGCTGAGCCTCGATGAGGCTCGCGAATTCGACCCTGACGACATGGTTGAAAAGCGCCGGCTGGGGATCGGGTAG
- a CDS encoding LON peptidase substrate-binding domain-containing protein, translating into MLKRPASPAELPEMVPVFPLSGALLLPFAHRPLNIFEPRYVDMVDHALSGNRLIGLIQPEDTSEESPRGQAPLQKIGCLGRLTHFEENGEGRYFIILEGLSRFEVLQEVTMRTPYRQFRISAERFALDFDRLHGEEAVDRTRFLKMMKDYAEFANFELNWDEIKKTGTADLVNFCCMVSPYGAAEKQVLLEAGTLEARAETLIALAEFEMAKGGKAAAPLN; encoded by the coding sequence ATGCTCAAGCGCCCCGCCTCACCCGCTGAACTGCCCGAGATGGTGCCGGTCTTCCCGCTGTCGGGCGCTTTGCTGCTGCCCTTCGCGCATCGGCCGCTCAACATCTTCGAGCCGCGCTATGTCGACATGGTCGACCATGCGCTGTCGGGCAACCGGCTGATCGGGCTGATCCAGCCCGAGGACACCAGCGAGGAAAGCCCGCGGGGACAGGCCCCGCTGCAAAAGATCGGCTGCCTCGGCCGCCTCACCCACTTCGAAGAGAATGGCGAAGGCCGCTATTTCATCATTCTCGAAGGCCTCAGCCGCTTCGAGGTGCTGCAAGAGGTCACGATGCGGACGCCCTACCGGCAGTTCCGCATTTCGGCCGAACGCTTCGCGCTCGATTTCGACCGCCTGCATGGCGAGGAGGCCGTGGACCGCACGCGCTTCCTCAAGATGATGAAGGACTATGCCGAGTTCGCCAATTTCGAGCTCAACTGGGACGAGATCAAGAAGACCGGCACGGCCGACCTCGTGAACTTCTGCTGCATGGTCTCGCCCTACGGGGCCGCCGAAAAGCAGGTGCTGCTCGAAGCCGGCACGCTCGAAGCCCGTGCCGAAACGCTGATCGCACTGGCCGAATTCGAGATGGCCAAGGGCGGCAAGGCCGCCGCGCCGCTCAATTGA
- a CDS encoding co-chaperone YbbN, translating to MDINLASGSPAAAAPVAALIKESTDRAFKADVIDASLEAPVLVDFWAPWCGPCRQLTPNLEKVINEKNGKIRLVKINIDENPAIAGQLGIQSIPAVFAFAGGRPVDAFMGAVPESEVRRFADKVIASAGPGQPKAGSIEEQIRTALDAAKQAATMGDLNQAAQIFGMVLQNQPENVEALLGMTKIFLEVGDTEQAQATLDMVPEAERKGEAYASATSALKLLLEAGDLSEADELEAKLAANPDDHQTCFDLAVVRNAEGKRVEAAEALVALMKRDRTWNEDGARKKLLELFEAWGPKDPATIKGRRLLSAVLFS from the coding sequence ATGGATATCAATCTGGCGAGTGGCAGCCCGGCGGCAGCTGCCCCCGTTGCAGCGCTGATCAAGGAGTCGACGGATCGTGCCTTCAAGGCCGACGTCATCGATGCCTCGCTCGAGGCGCCGGTGCTCGTTGATTTCTGGGCACCCTGGTGCGGCCCGTGCCGCCAGCTGACCCCCAACCTCGAAAAGGTCATCAACGAGAAGAACGGCAAGATCCGCCTCGTGAAGATCAATATCGACGAGAACCCTGCCATTGCCGGCCAGCTCGGCATCCAGTCGATTCCGGCCGTGTTCGCGTTTGCGGGCGGCCGCCCGGTCGATGCCTTCATGGGCGCCGTGCCCGAGAGCGAAGTGCGCCGCTTTGCCGACAAGGTCATCGCTTCGGCCGGTCCCGGCCAGCCCAAGGCGGGCTCGATCGAAGAGCAGATCAGGACTGCGCTCGACGCCGCCAAGCAAGCCGCCACCATGGGCGACCTCAACCAGGCCGCGCAGATTTTTGGCATGGTGCTGCAGAACCAGCCCGAAAACGTCGAGGCTCTCCTCGGCATGACCAAGATCTTCCTTGAGGTCGGCGATACCGAACAGGCGCAGGCGACCCTCGACATGGTGCCCGAAGCCGAGCGCAAGGGCGAAGCCTATGCGTCCGCCACCTCGGCGCTGAAACTGCTGCTCGAAGCCGGCGACCTGTCGGAAGCCGATGAGCTGGAAGCCAAACTCGCCGCCAATCCCGACGACCACCAGACCTGCTTCGATCTCGCCGTGGTGCGCAATGCCGAAGGCAAGCGCGTCGAAGCCGCCGAAGCGCTGGTGGCGCTGATGAAGCGCGACCGCACCTGGAACGAGGACGGCGCCCGCAAGAAGCTGCTCGAGCTCTTCGAGGCCTGGGGCCCCAAGGATCCCGCAACCATAAAGGGACGCCGACTCCTCTCGGCCGTGCTTTTCTCGTAA
- the motA gene encoding flagellar motor stator protein MotA — protein MRLIIGILTVIGSVLGGYAAMGGKLYVLFQPFEFVIILGAAIGAFVIGNTGPVLKQTLGVFGTLFRGPRYNKAAYVELLGLQFSLFKLVQAKGLLALEPHIENPEGSSIFQRFPTFAKNHHAVEFLCDYLRMVTLGTNVVHEMEALMDEELETHHQEQERLVAAIQSLADGTPALGIVAAVLGVIKTMGAISEPPEVLGHLIGGALVGTFFGVFVAYGFFGPMAQSLKNIFENESKYFLSIKVGLLAHMSGYAPAIAIEFARKALMSEVRPTFAEVDEATANLPALT, from the coding sequence ATGCGCCTCATTATCGGTATTTTGACGGTTATCGGCTCTGTTCTCGGCGGTTACGCCGCGATGGGCGGCAAGCTCTATGTGCTGTTCCAGCCCTTTGAATTCGTCATCATTCTGGGTGCCGCCATCGGCGCTTTCGTCATCGGCAATACCGGGCCGGTGCTCAAGCAGACGCTCGGCGTGTTCGGCACGCTGTTCCGCGGACCGCGCTACAACAAGGCCGCCTATGTGGAACTGCTCGGGCTGCAGTTCAGCCTGTTCAAGCTGGTGCAGGCCAAGGGCTTGCTGGCGCTCGAGCCGCACATCGAAAATCCGGAAGGCTCGTCGATCTTCCAGCGCTTCCCGACCTTTGCCAAGAACCACCACGCGGTGGAGTTCCTCTGCGACTACCTGCGCATGGTCACACTCGGCACCAATGTGGTGCACGAGATGGAAGCGCTCATGGACGAGGAACTGGAAACTCACCACCAGGAGCAGGAGCGCCTCGTGGCGGCGATCCAGTCGCTGGCCGACGGTACCCCGGCGCTCGGTATCGTGGCTGCCGTGCTCGGCGTGATCAAGACCATGGGCGCCATTTCCGAGCCGCCCGAAGTGCTCGGACACCTGATCGGCGGCGCGCTGGTGGGTACGTTCTTCGGCGTGTTCGTGGCCTATGGGTTCTTCGGACCGATGGCCCAGTCGCTCAAGAACATCTTCGAAAACGAGTCCAAGTACTTTCTCTCGATCAAGGTTGGCCTTCTTGCCCACATGTCCGGCTACGCTCCGGCCATTGCCATTGAGTTCGCCCGCAAGGCGCTGATGAGCGAAGTGCGGCCGACCTTTGCCGAGGTGGATGAAGCGACCGCCAACCTCCCCGCCCTCACCTAA
- a CDS encoding flagellar motor protein MotB: protein MRNDQPFIIKKIKKAGHAHHGGAWKIAYADFVTAMMAFFLLLWLISMTTPEQKQGLADYFAPPSISPSTSGAGGVMGGTALDSTGEKMAGSSSDVAKAVTASPDNQTGEEEAAIGGRAGQAGTEMDASESSRTNLSSSEDQVFHSAAASIRQAWQAMPDITEIADNLVIEETKEGLNIQLIDQEGRPMFPEGSKYPFEATRKAIAAIAPVLQQLPNQISISGHTAAGSRYDNPRYGAWELSSDRANVTRAILSEFGLRDDRIDAVTGKATAEPFFPNDPYLAANERIKIVVLYQAPPVPAGMKP from the coding sequence ATGCGCAACGACCAGCCGTTCATCATCAAGAAGATCAAGAAGGCCGGCCATGCCCATCATGGCGGCGCCTGGAAGATTGCCTACGCGGACTTCGTGACCGCCATGATGGCCTTCTTCCTGCTGCTCTGGCTCATCTCGATGACCACGCCCGAACAGAAGCAGGGCCTTGCCGATTATTTCGCCCCGCCCAGCATCAGCCCCTCGACCAGCGGTGCCGGCGGCGTGATGGGCGGTACGGCGCTCGATTCGACCGGCGAGAAGATGGCCGGTTCATCGAGCGACGTCGCCAAGGCGGTCACCGCCTCGCCGGACAACCAGACCGGCGAAGAGGAAGCCGCGATCGGCGGCCGTGCCGGCCAGGCCGGTACCGAGATGGATGCCAGCGAATCCTCGCGCACCAATCTCTCGTCCAGCGAAGACCAGGTGTTCCACAGCGCCGCGGCCAGCATCCGCCAGGCCTGGCAGGCCATGCCCGACATCACTGAGATCGCCGATAACCTGGTGATCGAGGAGACCAAGGAAGGGCTCAACATCCAGCTCATCGACCAGGAGGGGCGGCCGATGTTCCCCGAAGGGTCGAAATATCCGTTCGAGGCGACCCGCAAGGCCATCGCCGCCATCGCTCCGGTGCTGCAGCAACTGCCCAACCAGATCTCGATCTCGGGGCATACGGCGGCCGGCAGCCGTTATGACAATCCGCGCTATGGCGCCTGGGAGCTCTCGAGCGACCGCGCCAATGTCACGCGCGCCATCCTCTCCGAATTCGGGCTGCGAGATGACCGGATCGACGCGGTGACCGGCAAGGCAACGGCTGAGCCGTTCTTCCCGAACGACCCATACCTGGCCGCCAACGAACGCATCAAGATCGTGGTGCTTTACCAGGCGCCGCCAGTGCCGGCGGGCATGAAGCCGTAA
- a CDS encoding O-antigen ligase family protein, whose translation MSSLPQGITIERHMAAAGPSEHHSRRSGRLNTVLAWFLVAAVGIAPIPLASNRPFFWAMWAGLIGFGGIIYLGALWLRGEDLRVPLRQLWLPALAWLAVLGYLGLQMLPVPSSFVTVAGDVVASPALSLAPGATLLMLLQLATYGLFFLLMLQVAANRSRARNVGVALLLVIAAHALYGLVALIILDDSLLFFSKWSYVGFATGTFVNRNSFATFLASGVVLGVLLALREFRSGRAHAGMAPIYLAATAMIFATLLATGSRMGLLAGLVGTGLAALLAAGKGDAAKGRRGRLLLAAIPVVAGIALLLLYGASTFDRLGSLENDANVRGDLYMQVFGMIAARPWLGYGGGTFEVAYPLFHQLPVSPDLVWDKAHSTYLSLWAELGLVFGSLPILVVAGFAALALRFYLARRGDWTAPAAAFCVTVVVALHSIVDFSLEMQANVFLFLAILAIGVASRPDIRADDAEA comes from the coding sequence ATGAGCAGCCTGCCGCAGGGCATCACCATCGAACGGCACATGGCCGCCGCAGGCCCCAGCGAGCATCACTCGCGGCGCAGCGGGCGGCTCAACACCGTGCTCGCCTGGTTCCTCGTTGCAGCAGTTGGGATCGCGCCGATCCCGCTGGCCAGCAACCGGCCCTTCTTCTGGGCCATGTGGGCAGGGCTGATCGGCTTCGGCGGCATCATTTATCTCGGGGCCCTCTGGCTGCGTGGCGAAGACCTGCGCGTGCCGCTCCGCCAGCTGTGGCTGCCGGCGCTGGCCTGGCTCGCCGTACTCGGCTATCTCGGCCTGCAGATGCTGCCGGTGCCGTCGAGCTTCGTCACCGTGGCAGGCGACGTGGTCGCCAGTCCGGCGCTCAGCCTCGCGCCCGGCGCGACGCTGCTCATGCTGCTGCAGCTCGCGACCTACGGGCTCTTCTTTCTCCTCATGCTGCAGGTGGCGGCCAATCGCAGCCGGGCCCGCAACGTGGGCGTGGCGCTGCTCCTGGTCATCGCCGCGCATGCGCTTTATGGCCTCGTGGCGCTGATCATCCTCGATGACTCGCTGCTGTTTTTTTCCAAATGGTCCTATGTGGGCTTTGCCACGGGTACCTTCGTCAATCGCAATTCCTTCGCCACATTCCTTGCTTCGGGCGTGGTGCTCGGCGTGCTGCTGGCGCTGCGCGAGTTTCGGTCTGGCCGGGCGCATGCCGGCATGGCGCCGATTTATCTGGCTGCTACCGCGATGATCTTTGCGACGCTCCTCGCGACAGGGTCGCGCATGGGGCTTCTCGCCGGCCTCGTGGGCACCGGCCTTGCGGCACTGCTCGCCGCCGGCAAGGGTGACGCCGCCAAGGGCAGGCGCGGCCGCCTGCTGCTCGCCGCCATTCCGGTTGTGGCCGGCATCGCCCTGCTGCTGCTTTATGGCGCCAGCACGTTCGACCGGCTGGGTTCACTCGAAAACGATGCCAATGTACGCGGCGATCTCTACATGCAGGTCTTCGGCATGATCGCGGCGCGACCGTGGCTCGGCTACGGGGGCGGCACGTTCGAGGTCGCCTATCCGCTGTTTCACCAGTTGCCGGTCAGCCCGGATCTCGTCTGGGACAAGGCGCATTCGACCTATCTCAGCCTCTGGGCCGAACTCGGCCTCGTTTTCGGCTCGCTCCCCATTCTGGTTGTCGCAGGCTTTGCCGCCCTGGCGCTGCGCTTCTACCTGGCGCGCCGCGGCGACTGGACGGCGCCGGCCGCGGCCTTCTGCGTCACGGTGGTTGTGGCGCTGCACTCGATCGTCGATTTCAGCCTCGAAATGCAGGCCAATGTCTTTCTCTTCCTTGCCATTCTCGCCATCGGGGTCGCCAGCCGCCCCGATATTCGCGCCGACGACGCGGAGGCCTAG